TCCATCTACGAACTCACCGCCGAGGGCGGACGGCTGCACAAACAGCGCAACGTTGCCGTCCGGAAGCTGCGGGAAATCCCGGGCGTGTCCGTCGTTGAGCCGAAGGGTGCCCTCTACTGCTTCCCCAAAATCGACGCCGAGATGTACAACATCCACGACGACGAACGCTTCATGCTCGACCTGCTCAAATCCGAGAAGATCCTCATGGTGCAGGGCACCGGCTTCAACTACCCCACCCCCGATCACTTCCGCGTGGTCACCCTGCCATGGGCGTCGCAGTTGGAGAACGCCATCGAGCGCCTGGGCAACTTCCTGGCGGACTATCACCAGCACTAGGGGTTGGCCGGCGGGGCTTGGCAGCCCCCTCCCGGCAAAATAGTTCCCAGCCGGGGAACTATTTGGGGGTTTGGCCCCCATCGCGGAGACATTTCCCCAGGTCGGCTCACCGGCGGGGTAAAAAAGTTCCCGGTTTCGCGCTGAAACCGGGAACTTTTTTGCACCGCGCTGACTGATCACGGCGGAATATGTCAGGGTCCTAGGGCTTTACACCCCGTCTGACAGATTCCGGCGGAATGTGTCAGAAACACCAGACCAATGACGCCGACTGGGGCCAACACCAACCCCTACACCGGGCGGAAGGTGTCTGGGGAGGCGGCCTTCCAGTCGGCGGCCCAGGACGAGGGGGCGTCGTCAAGCAATTGCCCCGGTCGCAGCCACTCGTAGATGGAGGCGTAGGAGCGCGACTCCGTCGGCGAGACGTTGCGGCGCAGCATGTCGGGGCGCAGCTCGGACGGGTCGGCAACGCCCATGGACGCCATGAGGCGCACCGCGGTGTTCACGGTGGTCTTGTGGAAGTTGTAGACGGCCTTCGATTTGTCCTCCACCACGATGGCGCGGTTGCGGCGCGGGTCCTGGGTGGCCACGCCCGTGGGGCATTCGCCGGTGTGGCAGCGTTGCGCCTGGATGCAGCCGACGGACATCATCATGGCGCGGGCGGAGTTGGTGTAGTCGGCGCCCTGGATCATGCGCATGACGATGTCGGCGCCGCCTGCGACTTTGCCGGATGCGCCGATCTTGATCTGGTCGCGAAGCCCCGTGCCAACGAGCGCGTTATGCACCGTCATCAGCCCGTGGGTCAGCGGCATGCCCATGTGGTCCTCGAAGTCGATGGGGGCTGCGCCGGTGCCGCCCTCGGAGCCGTCGACGACGATGAAGTCAGGTGCGGTGCCGACCTCGCGGATCGCCTTGCAGATCGCCAGCACTTCACGACGAGACGACACGCACAGCTTGAACCCCGCGGGCTTGCCGCCCGCGAGTTCGCGCATCTCCGCGATGAACTCGATCAACTCCACCGGGGTGCTGAACACGCGGTGTGCGGCCGGGCTGATGCAGTCCTTGCCCATGGGAACGCTGCGGATCTCGGAGACTTCCTTGGTGATCTTGTCGGCCGGCAGCACGCCGCCGATGCCTGGCTTCGCGCCCTGGCTGACCTTGAGCTCGACCATCTTGACCTGGTCGTCAGCGGCCTTGTCGCGGAACTGAGCCGGGTCAAAATCGCCGTCCTCGGTGCGCGCGCCGTAGTAGCCGGTGCCCAACTGCCAGACCAGGTCGCCGCCGTTTTCGCGGTGGTACGGGGAGATGCCGCCCTCGCCGGTGTTGTGCGCGAACCCGCCGAGCGCCGCGCCCTTGTTCAATGAGCGAACCGCGTTTTTGGACAGAGAGCCGAAGCTCATCGACGAGACATTCAGCATGGAGATGGAGTACGGCTGCGTACAGTCCTTGCCGCCGACGAGAGCGCGCGGCGGTTCCTCCGGCATCTCCAGCGGCGCGATCGTGTGCACGAGGTGCTCGTGGTTTTCACCGTAGACGTCCTGGACGGTGCCGAACGAGGTCTCGCTCTGCTGGCCCTTGGCACGCTCATAGATCGCTTCACGTTGGTCGCGGTTGAAGGGGCGGCCGTCCCAGTCGCGCTCGATGAAGTACTGGCGCATCTCGGGGCCAAGCGCGGTGAGTACGTAGCGCATGTGGCCTAGAACTGGGTAGTTACGCAGCACCGGGTACTTAGTCTGCTTGAGGTCGTGGATCGCGACGCCACCCAGCGCCGCTGCAGCAGCACCAAGCGCGCCCTTGGCAAACTTTCCTGGCTTCTCCTTAGGCATACCCCCTATCATGCCCCACCCCGACGCAAAACCTAAGCCGGGCACACCATGTGGTGCACCCGGCTTAGGTAGTACGAAACTACTGCTCAGAGGCGCTAGAGCCGCCTTCGGTGTCGATGGACGTCAGCGCTTTGCCCGGCTCGGCGCTGCACCAGTCGTAGAGCACCGCGGACAGCGCTACGACGCCGATGATGCCGCCGGCAACCTGGCCCAGTTGCTGCACCTCGGGGCGGTTCGCCACCTGCTGGAACTGCGCGTTGATCGCGTCCGCTTGACGACGAAGCTCCTCAAACTGGTCGTTTCGACGACCACCCCGGCCACCGACGCCCCAGTCGCGCGTGTGCTCCGACCAGCGGCGCTGCAGATCGGCGTTGATCTGGTTGATCTGTGCCTGGTACTGCCCCACGTACGGCTGGATCAGTTCGCCGCCGAACTGCGCGAGCAGACCGATCGGGATGAGCCACAGGATCGGAGAACGCACCGCGTTGGCCACGCACCGCTTGACCGTTTCGTTCCCGGACGAGCCCTGCTGCGCGGCCGTGGTTGTTGCCGGGGCGGGTTCGGTCTCGGTGACCGTCTCCGTCGCCCCCGGCTGGGCCGGGCGGTAGTTGCCGGAGATCCGGTACGGGCCCTCGACCTCGTTGCCGTCGGTGCGGGTGTAGTCGATTTCCACCTCGGTCACCTCGCCGGTGAAGCCCGGCACTGGCACGAAGGTCACGGTGCCGTCGTCCTCGATGTGCCAGGTGCCCTGGGTGT
Above is a genomic segment from Corynebacterium lujinxingii containing:
- a CDS encoding FMN-binding glutamate synthase family protein; the encoded protein is MPKEKPGKFAKGALGAAAAALGGVAIHDLKQTKYPVLRNYPVLGHMRYVLTALGPEMRQYFIERDWDGRPFNRDQREAIYERAKGQQSETSFGTVQDVYGENHEHLVHTIAPLEMPEEPPRALVGGKDCTQPYSISMLNVSSMSFGSLSKNAVRSLNKGAALGGFAHNTGEGGISPYHRENGGDLVWQLGTGYYGARTEDGDFDPAQFRDKAADDQVKMVELKVSQGAKPGIGGVLPADKITKEVSEIRSVPMGKDCISPAAHRVFSTPVELIEFIAEMRELAGGKPAGFKLCVSSRREVLAICKAIREVGTAPDFIVVDGSEGGTGAAPIDFEDHMGMPLTHGLMTVHNALVGTGLRDQIKIGASGKVAGGADIVMRMIQGADYTNSARAMMMSVGCIQAQRCHTGECPTGVATQDPRRNRAIVVEDKSKAVYNFHKTTVNTAVRLMASMGVADPSELRPDMLRRNVSPTESRSYASIYEWLRPGQLLDDAPSSWAADWKAASPDTFRPV